Part of the Cardiobacteriaceae bacterium TAE3-ERU3 genome, AAATTATCCGCTTCGCCCTGCTCGATCAGCAGTGGCAGGCGTTCTTCAGCATTGGCAATCAGCGCGTTGCTGTCGTAAGCCAACCACGCATCGCGGTCATCGCCTAAATAGGCGGTGAACGCTTTTTCACCCCATGGCACTTGTGACGGCGCAACGATCGGCGCAAATGCCGACACGCTGGCAAAGGTGTGCGGATTGTTTAGCGCAATCATCAATGCACCGTGGCCGCCCATTGAATGCCCACTGATGCTTTGCTTGCCGTTGACCGGAAAATGCTGGTCGATCAGCGCGGGCAGTTCTTCGGTGATGTAATCGTACATGCGGTAGTGTGCCGCCCACGGCGCTTGCGTGGCGTTGACGTAAAAGCCTGCGCCTTGCCCAAGGTCGTAAGCGTCATCATCGGGGACATTCTCACCGCGCGGGCTGGTATCGGGTGCAACGAGGATGATGCCGTGTTCGGCTGCATAGTGCTGCGCACCGGCTTTTTCGATGAAGTTGCGCTCGGTGCAGGTCAGGCCGGATAGCCAATAAAGCACCGGACAATCTTCACCATCAAGCGCTTGCGGCGGCAGGTAAACGGCAAAGTTCATGTCGCAATCGAGTACGTCGCTGCGGTGCTGGTAAATACGCTGTTCACCACCGAAGCAGCGCCAGTTTTCGGTTTGTTTCATGTGCTATTCCTCAATAATTCATCACGGTGCGGATAGACTCACCCTTCTCCAGCAACTCGAATGCGGTATTGATGTCCTCGAATGGCATGGTGTGGGTGATGAAATGGTCGAGTGGCAATTCACCGCGCATCACTTCTTCGACCATGCCCGGCAGTTCACTGCGCCCTTTCACACCGCCAAATGCGGTACCGCGCCACACACGACCGGTAACGAGCTGGAACGGACGGGTGCTGATTTCCTGCCCCGCACCGGCGACGCCGATAATCACACTCTCGCCCCAGCCTTTGTGGCAGCATTCCAGCGCAGCGCGCATCACGTTGACGTTACCAATACACTCAAAGCTGTAATCCACGCCGCCGTCAGTCATCTCGACAATCACTTCCTGAATCGGGCGCTCGTAGTCGTTAGGGTTAACACAATCGGTAGCACCAAGTTCTTTGGCAAGAGCAAATTTTTCCGGATTCAAATCGATGGCGATGATGCGTTTCGCACCGGCTTTCACCGCACCTTGCACCACGGCCAGCCCGATCGCACCCAAGCCAAATACCGCAACCGTATCGCCTTCGCTAACCTTAGCCGCGTTTTTCACCGCACCGAGGCCAGTAGTGACGCCGCAGCCGAGCAAGCAGACTTTTTCCGGATTGGCAGCCTCGTCGATCTTCGCCAGCGAGTATTCCGAGACTACGGTGTATTCGCTGAATGTGGATGTGCCCATATAGTGATAAAGCGGCTTGCCCTGATAGGAAAAGCGCGATGTACCATCGGGCATCACACCTTTGCCCTGCGTTTCGCGCACGGATGAGCAGAGGTTGGTTTTGCCCGAAGTACAGAATTTGCACTTGCCGCATTCGGCGGTGTAAAGCGGGATAACGTGGTCGCCGGGCTTGACGCTGGTCACGCCCTCGCCAACTTTTTCGACCACGCCTGCGCCCTCGTGCCCGAGTACGGCCGGAAATAATCCCTCAGGATCTTGCCCGGACAAGGTGTAGGCATCAGTGTGGCACAATGCAGTGTGGGTCATGCGCACCATCACCTCACCTGCTTTTGGATCTTCGACGTCGATTTCGACAACTTCCAATGGTTTTCCGGCTTCAAAAGCCACTGCAGCGCGTGATTTCATCATGTGATCCCTTATTGAAATGATACGGAAACTGTAACACAAGACCCGATATGTGTCGCCACGCCTTTCTGTCCGGCAATACAGTCTAATTCCAGAAAAACGGTCACAGAGTGACCAAAAAATAAAACAAGAACAATGCCTTGTTTTTATGTTCTGTAACCGTTTTTCTGGAGTTCTACTATAAAAAGCCGCCCATAGCCTAAGAGGCTATGGGCGGCATCATTTCAGATCTTAAAGATTGGTTTTAATCAACTCTTTGATTTCATCACCACGCCCGTTCATGATCGCTTTGAGCATGAACAGGCTGAAGCCCTTGACCTGCTCCATTTTGATTTTTGGCGGCATAATCAGCTCTTGGGTGGCGGTATGCACGTCGAGGATGACCGGCCCGTCATGAGCAAAGGCATCGTGCAATGCGCCGTCGAGTTTGTCCGAGTCGGTGACGCGAATGCCCTTGATACCGGCGGCCTCGGCGATGGCGGCGAAGTCGGGGTTTTCAAGGTCGGTGGCGCTGTCGAGCAGTCCTGCCGCTTTCATTTCCAGTGCGACAAAGCCGAGTACGCTGTTGTTGAAGATAACTACTTTAACCGGCAAGTTCATCTGGCGCAGGGTGAGTAAATCGCCCATCAGCATGGCAAAGCCGCCGTCACCAGATAACGACACGACCTGGCGCTTGCGGTCTACACTCTGTGCGCCCATTGCCTGCACCATCGCGTTGGCCATCGAGCCGTGGTTGAACGAGCCAAGCAGGCGACGCTTGCCGTTCATTTTCAGGTAACGCGCCGCCCATACCGTTGGCGTACCGACATCAGCAGTAAAAATGGCATCGTCGGCAGCCAGTTCACTGATGCGCGAGGCGACGTATTGCGGGTGCAGCGGTTCTCCGGCTTTGGTCGGCTTGGCGAGGTGATCGAGGTCTTTGCGCGCTTCCTGATAATGACGCACGGCAGACTTGAGGAAATGTTCGCGTCGGATGTCGTCAATCAAAGGCAATACCGCTTTGCAGGTCTCTTTGACGTCGCCAACGATGCCCAAGTCCAGCGCCGTACGCTTACCCAATGCACCGGGATTAATGTCGACCTGAATAGTGGTCGCTTTTTTGGGGTAGAACGCGCGATACGGGAAATCCGTGCCGAGCATCAGCAGCGTGTCGCTGTTTTCCATCGCATGGTAACCGGATGAAAAGCCAATCAAGCCAGTCATGCCAACGTCGTAAGGGTTATCCCATTCAATAAATTCTTTGCCGCGCAGGGCGTGCACAATCGGTGCTTTGAGCCTTTCCGCCAGCGCAATGACTTCATCGTGCGCACCGGCGCAGCCGCTACCGGCAAAGATGGTAACTTTAGTGCTTTTGTTGAGCAATTCTGCAAGGCTTTTGATGTCGTCCTGGTGCGCAATCAGATTGGGCTTGCGCGGCGGCGTCCAGTGGGTTGATGCGCCTTCTGGCGCTTCGAGCATCGACACGTCACCGGGGATGACCAGCACCGCGACGCCACGCTTGCCGACCGCAGTATTCAGGGCGCGGAACAGGATTTCCGGCATCTGCGCAGGATTCGAGACCAGCTCGCAGAAATCACTGCATTCGCGGAACAGTTCCTCGGGATGGGTTTCCTGAAAATAACCAAGCCCGATTTCCGACGACGGAATGTGCGAGGCAATCGCCAGTACCGGTACATTGTTGCGCTGACAATCGAACAGGCCGTTAATCAGGTGCAGGTTGCCGGGGCCGCAACTGCCCGCACATACCGCCAGTTCGCCGGTAATCGCGGCTTCCGCACCCGCAGCAAACGCACCGCCTTCTTCGTGGCGGACGTGCATAAAATCAATTTTGCCGTTACGGCGCAGGCTGTCGTTGATGCCGTTCAGGCTATCGCCAGTGATGCCCCACACGCGCTTGACACCCGCATCTGCCAGTACTTCGACCAATAAATCTGCGATGGTTTTTGCCATGTTATCTCTCCTGTTTATCGTTGAATATACATATATTCCGATACTGTGTAACAGGATACGCCTGATATTACTGACCTTGCAATATCAGGAAAAATCTTCGCGCACGATACGCGCCATATTGCGCTCGGCAAGGCCAGTGATGAACACATATGGATTAACACCCGCACTACCGGGAATCAGCGCACCGTCCTGCACATAAATATTTTCGTGACCATGCACTCGCCCTACTTCATCTGTCGCTTTGCCGAGCACGCAGCCACCGAGTGGGTGGTAGCAAAAATCATCGCCGAAACCGTTGTTGAACAGCAACCGCGCGCGCGTACCGCCGTTGCTTTCCTTGAGGCGGGCAAGCAATTCTTTCGCACCTCGCACTGAGTAATCATTCTGCTCGCGCTTCCAGCTCAGCTTGACGCTATCCGAAACTTTATCGTAGTAATAGTGCGCACGCTCGGGGTTGTCGGTAATGGCTAGGAACAGCGTTGTCCACGTTTCAATGCCGAGCGGTAACGGGGCAATTTCAGCAAAGATTTTCTGCTCGAAATCGCCATCCCACATGTTGATGCCCTTAACCGGAATCGTCGATTGGTTAGCACCGGCAGCGTGGACAAAATTGCGCCCGGTCATGATGTTGCCGTTTGGCCCCCAGTGTTGGCCGATCTCATCATTGAGCTGAGGTAAATGCCCTTTGGCCTTGCTCTTGAGCAGCAGCTCTGAAGTACCGGTACTGCCCGCGTTGAGGAACAACTTGTCGCAAGTGT contains:
- a CDS encoding S-(hydroxymethyl)glutathione dehydrogenase/class III alcohol dehydrogenase — encoded protein: MKSRAAVAFEAGKPLEVVEIDVEDPKAGEVMVRMTHTALCHTDAYTLSGQDPEGLFPAVLGHEGAGVVEKVGEGVTSVKPGDHVIPLYTAECGKCKFCTSGKTNLCSSVRETQGKGVMPDGTSRFSYQGKPLYHYMGTSTFSEYTVVSEYSLAKIDEAANPEKVCLLGCGVTTGLGAVKNAAKVSEGDTVAVFGLGAIGLAVVQGAVKAGAKRIIAIDLNPEKFALAKELGATDCVNPNDYERPIQEVIVEMTDGGVDYSFECIGNVNVMRAALECCHKGWGESVIIGVAGAGQEISTRPFQLVTGRVWRGTAFGGVKGRSELPGMVEEVMRGELPLDHFITHTMPFEDINTAFELLEKGESIRTVMNY
- the fghA gene encoding S-formylglutathione hydrolase; amino-acid sequence: MKQTENWRCFGGEQRIYQHRSDVLDCDMNFAVYLPPQALDGEDCPVLYWLSGLTCTERNFIEKAGAQHYAAEHGIILVAPDTSPRGENVPDDDAYDLGQGAGFYVNATQAPWAAHYRMYDYITEELPALIDQHFPVNGKQSISGHSMGGHGALMIALNNPHTFASVSAFAPIVAPSQVPWGEKAFTAYLGDDRDAWLAYDSNALIANAEERLPLLIEQGEADNFLHDGQLKPEVLEATCREYDHPLTLNRRKGYDHSYYFIASFIGQHIAFHAHALNAAD
- the poxB gene encoding ubiquinone-dependent pyruvate dehydrogenase, which gives rise to MAKTIADLLVEVLADAGVKRVWGITGDSLNGINDSLRRNGKIDFMHVRHEEGGAFAAGAEAAITGELAVCAGSCGPGNLHLINGLFDCQRNNVPVLAIASHIPSSEIGLGYFQETHPEELFRECSDFCELVSNPAQMPEILFRALNTAVGKRGVAVLVIPGDVSMLEAPEGASTHWTPPRKPNLIAHQDDIKSLAELLNKSTKVTIFAGSGCAGAHDEVIALAERLKAPIVHALRGKEFIEWDNPYDVGMTGLIGFSSGYHAMENSDTLLMLGTDFPYRAFYPKKATTIQVDINPGALGKRTALDLGIVGDVKETCKAVLPLIDDIRREHFLKSAVRHYQEARKDLDHLAKPTKAGEPLHPQYVASRISELAADDAIFTADVGTPTVWAARYLKMNGKRRLLGSFNHGSMANAMVQAMGAQSVDRKRQVVSLSGDGGFAMLMGDLLTLRQMNLPVKVVIFNNSVLGFVALEMKAAGLLDSATDLENPDFAAIAEAAGIKGIRVTDSDKLDGALHDAFAHDGPVILDVHTATQELIMPPKIKMEQVKGFSLFMLKAIMNGRGDEIKELIKTNL